The following nucleotide sequence is from Ahniella affigens.
GCTCAGCTATACCGGTCTGACCGGCGTGGCCGTGGTCGAAATGTTTGGTGGTTCTCCCGAGTCGAAACTGCTGTATGAGGTGGACACGCGCGATGTGCCTGAGATCGACACCGTCCCGTCCACGCTCAGCGAACTGATGAGCGGCGGTAGTGGCGCAATGCACAGCGCGCAGGAGGTGATGACGCGCATTGCCGAAGTTCTCAGTGATACCAACATCAAGCGTGTCTCGGCGACCCTGGATCACTTGGCCGAGGTCAGCGGCAAATTGCGTGAAGATTATCCGGAAGCACGTCTCGCGCTACAGGATCTGCGAACCCTGGAGCAGAAGTTGACCACCGCGGCAGATCGCACGAACGCCTTATTAGCCGAGGTGCAATCCGGGATCGCCGGAAACACCAAGGACGACCCGAACATGATGGCGGACTTGCGTACAACGATCGAGCAGATTCAAGAGGCAGCTCTGTCCTTGAAGCGCGTGTCTGACACCGGCGACCGCACGCTCAACGGCTTGGATGCACAAGCGCGCGGCGAACTCACAGAAACGTTGCGCGCGTTGCGCGAGACGAGCGAGAACCTCGCCCGCATCACGCGCGATTTTGACCGGGCCCCTGCCGGCTATTTGCTGCATGGCGACCCATTGCCCACGTACCAAGCCAAGCCGGAGTCCCGCCAATGAGTTTCGACGTTCGAAAGACACTTTTCGGCTTGACGATGATCGTTGTGGTCAGCGCGTGTAGTCTGGTGCCAAAGTCGGCGCCGAGCACGACGTTGCTGCTGCCGGTCCAGTTTGATGCGAGCAGTGGTACTTGGCCGGCCAATCTGCGCCCTGGTCGCGTGCAGGCGGCGTCGGCGTTGCGTACCGATCAAGTGCTCGTCGTGTCGGGTGCCCGATTGATGCAAGCACCGGGACTTCGCTGGGCCGCGGTGCCCGCCGATCTGGTGGGCGAAGCACTCTCCCAATGGCACGCGACGACGGCGCTAACGGGCACCCATTCTGCGCAAAGCGCTACGTTGGATGTGACCATCGACGCCTTCCAGTGGGAGGAATCTAAGGCCGTCGTGCTGGTAGCAATGCATGGCCAGTATCGCTGCCCGGACGGTGCGATCACCGACTTGCCTGGGGCGCCTGCAACCCTGCCAATGCCGTCTTTGCATGATCCCGATGCTTTGGCCGAAGCATTTGCGCGGGCAACCCAGAGGGTCGCGGGAGCCCTTCTGCAGCAGGCGAGCCAGCCGCAATGCGGGACACCGATCCCGCAGGGATAAACGCGTCCCGCGATGATGGGAATCTCAGCGGTCGCCGCTGCGCAAGGGCTTTTGGAACCAGAAGTCAGCGTAAGGATTGTCGTTGTACGCGCAAATCGGCTGAAAGCCGTTGCGCACATAGAGCGCCTGCGCTTCGTGGAGACTCCGGTTCGTATCCAGGCGCAGGTGCGTGAGTCCTGCTGCCTTGGCGCAAGTTTCCAACGTGTCGAGCAGACGTTGCCCAATGCCCAGCCCACGTGCCGCTGATGACACCCACATGCGTTTGATTTCGCCGATGCCGGGTTCGTTCACTTTGAGCGCGCCACAAGCAATGGGAACCTGTTCCAGACGGGCCAGCACAAACCAACCTCGCGGCGGGATCAGTTCGTCCTCGCGAGCCGATACCGACCGTTCTGGGTCAAATCCATCCGGGAACCGCCGCCGAAGTTCTTCGAAATAGGCCGCCAAGCAGGCTTGCGCGGCATCACTGGCGGGGTCTTCCTGGCCAATCTGAACCGACGATGCCCGCAGCAAGCGCTCGACTTCACTCATGGCCGACAGCAAGCGCAGCCGATGTTTGTCGGATAGCGGTTCCAGCAGCGACGCTGCCAGGTCGTTCGAGCGTTGGTCCAGCGTCGCCCAGAGCCTTTTGCCCTTCGCCGACAAGCGCAGGCGCTTGATGCGTGCGTCGTGGTCGGCGGCTTTGCTGCTGATGAGCTTCTCGGCTTCCAGTGCGCGCAGCATGCGGCTCAAGTAGCCGGAATCAAGCCCAAGGCGGGCGCGGAGATCGCGAACGCTGCAGCCATCGAGACCGATCTCAAACAGCAACCGGGCCTCGGCCAATGGGCGGCCACTGTCCAAATAGTTGCCGTCAAGCAAGCCAATGCGTTGCGAGAGCGTCCGATTGAACCGGCGAACCTGATGAATGTGCCCGATTTCCATTCTCTGACATTAGTCAGAGAATGGATTCAGGTCAAGTCCGTGCACAGACCGTATCGGGGCAATGCGCCCGCACCATCTTGTCTTAGCGCGGCGCGCCGAGGAGGCGATCTCAAGTGTTGGCAGCGCTTTCGTACTGTCGCTTCAGGGTCTGCCAATGGCTCCAGAACGACGGTGCCTGAGTGCCATCGATCAGCGCCACCAGAATATCCAGATGAGCGTGCCAGCCCGCGCCGACCATGTGGCGCATCGCCAGATTGGGAATCGCTCGGTGCGTGAGGCGGAGCAACACGCCAGCGCTGCTTTCGCTCAAGTCGATCGTGACCTCGCCGACCCCAGGCCAGTCAAAGCGCAGGTGCCGGGGTGGTTCGATGCTCAAGATGGTGCAAACGGCCGATGAGACCTCAGCGAAACCCGCCGGGCGCAGATCAGTGGCCTCCGACAATTGATCATTCCGCCACACCAATTCGAGCGCCGCGTCGGGCTTAGGCACGAGATCGCCGGCGGCGAGCCACTGGCTGCGCAGCTCGCTGTCAGCAACATAGCGCCACACGCGTTCAAGCGGGCCGGGCAGGCGACGTTCGATCGTCAGGCTGTGGGTCATTTCAAATTTCGCTGGTTCCGTGGTGTCGGCAATTCGCTGGGTCATGTTGGTTTCCTGGTGCGGCGTTGGGGTGCGGCGGCGGGGGTTCTGGATCGCAACAGCTGCTCGAGCGCATCGAGTCGCTGTGTCCAAAACTGCTCGTAATAGCGGAGCCAGTCGCGGGCGTGCGCCAAGGGCTGAGGATCGATTCGGCAATAGTGAACGCGGCCGCGAATGTCGCGGCGAATCAAGCCAGCCTCTTCGAGCACCTTGATGTGTTTCGATGCCGCCGCCAGCGACATGTCGTGCGGCTTCGCCAATGCGCCAACGGTTTGCTCGCCATCACTCAGCGTGCGCAGCATGTTGCGGCGCGTCTGATCGCTCAAGGCTTGAAACAGCCGGTCCAACTCTTCGGGACTAATGTTAACCATATGGTTGAATTATAAAGCGCGAGGCGGGAAAGTCAACAAAATGGTTGAATATCTGGCTGCCGACCTCTGCACGAGCGGTCGACGCTGATTGTGTCGGGCAACCAAGGCGCGTCGCCCACGTCCCAACCGATGGACCGGCCCTACGGCGTCTGTGCCGGTCCGCCGCGTTCCAGAATCGCCTGAACGTGCGCTTCGGCGGCCTTGCCCAATGCTTGTGCGACGCTTGGGTCGGCCAGCTCGATTAGGCCCGCCTGACTGGCGCGCTGAATGGTGTCGATGGGGGCGGCCAGGACAATGGCAGTCTGATCGCCGGTGGCAAGGACCACGAAGCGCTGGGTGCTCCCGGAATCAACCACAACGCGGTTGATCAGGTCGAGCACGGCGTCCAGGTCGTACCAGTCGCCCAGGTTCTCGGCGTAGCCCGAATATTGTTTGCCGGCCCAGTATGCATTCAGAACGTAGGGGCCTGATTCATCGTCGAGCCCGGGCGGCACTTCCTCGAATACACACGCATCCAGTGTCGGGGTGATCAGACGCGCCAATGACCGCAACAGGCTGTCATGTTCGTTCGGAAACGTGCCCGTTTCGACGTCAAACCAGATCGCATGCCCTGCTGCCACCAGCAGATCATCGGCGGTCACGGCATCAGTGGTGTCAAGATCGAGTCCGCCAATTCGCTCAAAGCCTGCCGCAACGAGCGCGGCCGCCGTGTTTCGTTGCGCCTCACGATTGACGACTTCCGGTGCCGAATCCGCAGGCGTGTCCTGACCAGGGGCAGATCGACAACTGGAATGCTCAGGATGGCGTTGACACAGCGCCATGAACACAGCGCGTGCCTCTGGGAGCTTGCTTCGATTAAGGGCTGCAGCAACCCCATCGGCACGAATCGGGTCCTTGATCCTGGCGTGCAAGGCAAGCAAATCACGGGTTGCGGCCGCATCTGGTTGATCGGCGAGCAAGGCAGCGTATTGGCCGACCCGCCAGGCTTCGTCGTTCTCGATGCGCGCGCCGATTACTGCTGCCAGTCTTGGCGAATAGGCTCGTACTGGCCGAGGGTTCTCATAAATTTCCGATTCGTAAAATCGCAGGATTGCAAAGCCAGGGGTGTCTGGGCGATCCATCCACGCAATCTCGTCGCTCTTGAAACATGTACCGGCGTAGAGACCAATCAAGGCCTGCCGCAGTGCGCTGTCGGCGCCCGCAATGACCGGCTGGCTCTCTGCGCAGAAGGCGGGTTCAGGTCGGTAATACCCGACCAAATCGCTCCAAACCTGACCCCAGGCCTGCCAATCTGCGGGATCGACTTGTTGTGCTGCCAATTCGATCTGGCTGATCGTCTCGGTAGCGCCTTGCAGCAGGTGGTCACGCAGATGCGAAGGCGGTGGCAGGTTCGGTCGTTCACCGCGCGCCCAAGCCTGAAGTTCCTGGCTGGTGCTCGGCAGCGGCGCCCGAAAGCGCTCAGGCAGAGAGGCCTCAATAACGCGGATCGCAGGCTTTGGCGCGACTCCGGGTTTGGCAGCCGTATCCAGCGCTTCCTGCTCGCCCGATCGCCCGCATCCGACGAGTGCCAGCGCAGCTGGAATCAATATCAAAGCTGGGATGATTCGCGACTTGTAAGGCATCTGCGGCGTCTTTGACGTTGGGCTCGCTCATGCTACCAGAGCGGGTTCGCGGCGCGCCGCCGAAGCAAGTTCAAGCGGCTCTGCTAAGGTGCTGCCCGGAATGTTGCTGGAACGGGACGCGACGTAAGTCAGACCCTGTTTCGCGGCGCCGCATTAACATCATCGAATGACGTATCAGGAAACCAAGTGGAAAGCGTGACAGCTGCAATCATTGCCGTATTGGCCTCCCTATTGGGCTTTGGACTCGCCTGGTGGTTTGGTCGGCACCTTGCCGCCACGCGATTTGCGGAAGGCGCGCACAGCCGGGACGCAGAGGTCACGTTGCTCCAGGAGGCGTTGCAGCGGGAACGCCGGGAGCGTGAGCAGGCCCAGGTCCAGATCGGCCAGGTTCAGGACAAGGCGCAATCGCGGCTGGATGATCTGGCGCTGCGCCTCCAGCAGTATCAAGAACTATCGGCCAAGTCCGAGTCAGGGCACCGAGTCGCCGAGACAGCTTTACAGTCTGCCGAAGCGCAGATTGGTGCGCTGAATCTGCGCTTGCAGGAAATGCATCAACTCACCATGCAGAACACGGCACTCGAACGGGCGCTGGCCGAGGCGCGCGCGAAGGCAGACGAGCAGGCGCGGACGGCTGAGGTCACCCGGCAATGGTTGACACAGGCGCGCGAAGTGCTTGGCGAGCAGTTCCAGGCGCTTTCGGCGTCGATCCTCGACACCAAGGCACAGCATCTCAGCGAGCGGCAATCCGAGCAGTTGCAGCATTTGCTGAAACCGTTCCGCGAGCAAATCGAGTCGTTTCAGCGCGATGTGCGCGAGGCGACGCGGCTCGATCTTGAAGGTCGCGTCGAGCTGAAGGGCGAGTTGAAGCAACTGAAAGACCTGAATCAGACACTGAGCGAGGAAGCTCACGCGTTGACGCGCGCGTTGCGCAGCGACGCGAAGAAGCGGGGCAACTGGGGCGAACTCGTTTTGAAGCGTTTGCTTGAGTTGGCCGGATTGACACAGGGTCGTGAGTATCTGTTGCAGCAGTCCGTGCAAGGCATCGAGCGCAGTACGCAGATTCCAGACGTGTTGATCCGGCTCACGGACGAGCGCAGTCTGATCATCGACTCCAAGCTGTCGTTGCTCGCGTATCAAGAGTTGGTCAACAGTGAGTCGGATGAAGACCGCGAACGTTGGCGCAAGGAATTGCGTCAGTCCATGCGCACCCATATCGAAGACCTGGGCCGCAAGCGCTATGCCGACACACCCGATCTGCGCACGCTGGAGTTCGTCGTCATGTTTGTGCCGGTCGAGGCGGCGTATCTCGAAGCTGTTGGCGCTGACGACAGCCTCTACGAGTTGGCGTTGAGCCGCAATGTCGTGCTTGCCAGTCCAGGCATGCTGCTTGGGCTGTTGCGGGTCGTGAGTCAACTCTGGCGTGTGCAGGAACGCCAGAGCAATGCCGAAGACATTGCCAGACGCGCGGGTGAGTTGTACGACAGTTTCGTGCGAGTCGCCGAGAATCTGCAGCAGACCTTGAACAAGCTCGATGGCTCTCGCGATGAGCTCGCCGAAGCGATCAAGCGGATCAGCAGTGGTCGCAACAATCTGGTGGTGCAGGTTGAGCGCCTGAAGGGGATGGGCGCGAAAGCGAGTAAACAGATGCCGGCCGCGCTGCTGCAGGATGCCGAAGCGATGGAACCGCTGCTGCCGGCGCCTGATTCGGAATCGGAGCCGAAGGCATGAGTCTCGCCAATGCGCTGCTGGGCGTGCGGGTGCTCGATCTATCGCGCATTTTGGCAGGGCCCTGGGCAACGCAATTGCTGGCTGATCTCGGCGCTACCGTCTGGAAGATTGAGCGCCCGGAATCAGGCGACGACACGCGCCAGTGGGGTCCGCCTTGGCTTGGGGCGCCTGCGGCAAAAATGTCGGCCTACTTTGTTTGCTGTAATCGCGGCAAGCAGTCGGTCACGATCGATTTCGCGGAGCCGAGCGGTGCCAATCTCATTCGCGAATGGGTGCGTCATGCGGACGTGCTAGTCGAGAACTTCAAAGTGGGCGGCCTGGCGGCATATGGGCTCGATTACGCGAGTCTGTCTGCGCTCAATCCGAAACTGATCTACTGCTCAATCACGGGTTATGGTCAGGACGGTCCTGATGCCGGATTGGCCGGATATGACGCGGCGATTCAGGCGCGCGGTGGCTTGATGAGCATCAATGGCGAGCGCGATGACCTGCCGGGCGGCGGCCCGCAGAAACTCGGCGTTGCCGTCACCGATCTGATGACCGGGCTCTATGCCGCAAACGCGATTCAGGCCGCGCTGATTCAGCGCGCCCAGACGGGGCAGGGCGTGCACATTGATCTCGCGCTGCTCGACGTGCAAGTTGCCATGTTGGCGAACCAGGCCAGCAATTATCTGATTGGCGGCTGGGTGCCCAAGCGTCAGGGCTCGGCACACCCGAACATCGTGCCGTATCAAGTCGTGCGTGCGGCCGATGCGCCGTTCATGCTGGCAGTTGGTAATGATGGCCAGTTTCAAGCGTTTGCGCGCTTGGCTGGGCATGCCGAGTGGTTCGAGGATCCGCGGTTTGCCAGCAACGCCGCGCGTGTCCAGCATCGCGACGTGTTGATCAACCAGATCGAGTCGGCGCTGTGCACAAAGCCCGCGCGGCATTGGCTCGCGGCGTGCGCGGATGCTGGCGTGCCAGCGACGCCGATTCAGAACATTGCTGAGGTCATGGTGGATCCGCAGGTCTTGCATCGCGGTTTGGTGCAGGAGACGAGGCGCGCCAACGGCACGTCCTTCAAGAGTGTGCAAAATCCGATCACGCGCGCCTCAACTGCCCAAGCGGCGCCGGAGCTCGGCGCCGATACGGAAGCTGCATTGGCTTGGTTGCAGCAGCAAGCTCAGATTTGAGCGCGCGGCGTTCGCATCAACGACGTCTGCGCGGGCGTGTGTTGTCAGCAGGCGCCTCGGCTTCGATCGATGGCGGTTGGGTCGGCGGTTGACTGAGACGTTCGCGCAAGCGCGGCGCCGCGAAGTCGAGAAACGCGCGCTGTTTTAGCGGCAGACGGCGCTGTTGCGTGTAGACCAAGCTGATGGGGCTGGGCTCGGGTTCGTGTTCAACCAGCACGCGTTGCAGGCGTTGGTCATCCTCGGCGGCGCGGATTTGATAGCAGAGCAAGCGGGTCAGCCCGCTCCCAGCCAAGGCAGCGGTCAGCGCGGCGTCGGCGCTATTGACCTGCAAGCGCGGGTGGACCGGTACACTGATCTCGCCTTGGGCGGACGGGAATCGCCAGCTGTCTTGATCAGTCATCGCGTCGAAGGCGATGCAGGCATGGCGACTCAGGTCCGTCGGTGTCGTCACCGGTGGCGCGCGGCGCAGGTAATCCGGACTGGCACAGACGACCCGGCGGGTGCCGCCAAGGCGCGTCGCGGTCAGACGACTATCCGGCAGGGGGCCGATGCGAATGGCCAGATCCACCTGCTCATCGAGCAGATGCAGCACGCGATCGCTCTGCACCAGGCGCACAGCCACCTCGGGATAAGCCGCCAGAAACTCGAGGATAATGGGCAGCACATGGATGCGTCCGAACACAATCGGCGCGGTGATCACCAAATCGCCGCGCGGTTCGCTGTACTCGCCAGCGGCACCACGTTCGGCCTCGCCGACCTCTTCGAGAATGCGTTTGCAGGCCGCGAGATACTCGCGACCGGCATCGGTCAGCGTGAGCTGACGCGTCGAGCGATTCAGGAGCCTCGATTTCAGATGCGCTTCGAGATCGGAGAGCTTGCGACTGACTGTCGCCAGCGGCATGCCGAGTTTGCGCCCCGCGGCCGACAGGCTGCCGCCTTCAATGGCTTCTACAAAGACCTGCATGGCTTCCAGGCGGTCCATCTGATTATTCCATTTTTCGGAAGGGTGATTCCATCCTAGCCCGTCTAGTTCCAGAAAGCAGCAGTCTCTAATCTTCTTTCACCGCGCCACGACGCGCATCCCCAACCGATCAAATAGGAGTTTCCAAAATGTCCCGTCTCAACATCCCGACCACCATTGACACCGCCCCGACCCAGTCCCAGCCGCTGCTGCAAGCCGTGCAAAAGCAGCTCGGCTCGGTGCCGAACCTGTTTCGCTTGGTGTCCAACAGCCCGGCCGCACTGGAGGGTTACCTTGGCCTCTCGGGCGCACTGGGCAAGGGCAGCCTGAGTGCACCGACCCGCGAGCGCATTGCGCTGGCCGTGGCCGAGATCAACGGCTGTGCCTACTGTCTGTCGGCGCACACCTATCTGGGCAGAAACCTGGCCAAGCTCGACGATGCTGAAATTGCTGCCAATCGCAGCGGCAGTTCGAAAGATCCGAAGGCCGCGGCGGCAGTTGCCTTCGCCGCCAAGGTCACTGAGCAGCGCGGCAAGGTCAGTGCCGACGATGTCGCTGCGGTCAAAGCGGCCGGTTACGGCGACGCCGAGATCGTCGAGATCGTCCAGCACGTGGCCCTGAACACTTGGACCAATTACATCAACGAAGTGGCCAAGACCGAGATCGACTTTCCGGTCGTGAGCCTGCGCCAGGCAGCGTGATCGAAATGGCTGCAAGGATGCAGCCGGCGCAGTACGGGCTCGTCCTGAGCCCGTACTGCATTGAAGAGTGTTGATGACCCTCAACTAGAAACCGGAGCCTCCGATGAGCCGCCCACCCTTACCGCCGTTTGATGCCGAAAGCGCTGCACTGAAAGTTCGTATGGCCGAGGACGCGTGGAACAGCCGCGATCCAGACCGCGTCGTGCTGGCCTATAGCGAGGACAGCCGTTGGCGCAATCGCAATGAGTTCCTGCACGGACGTGCAGCGATTCAGGCATTCCTGATCGGCAAGTGGCAACGCGAACGCGACTATCGCTTGTGCAAGGAATTGTTCGCCTGGCAAGGCAATCGGATTGCCGTGCGCTTTGCGTACGAGTGGCAGGATGCCGATGCGCAGTGGTGGCGAAGCTATGGCAACGAGAACTGGGAGTTCGATGCCGAAGGTCTGATGCGGGTGCGCCTGGCAAGCATCAATGATCTTCGCATTGCCGAGGCGGATCGCCAGTTTCGGTGGCCCTTGGGCGCACGTCCGGTGGAGGCACCGACGCTCAGTGCTTTGGGGCTCTGAACGGGCAATCGAGAACGCGCCAGCGGCGACCTTGTCCGGCGCGCTGACCGTTATCAATCGTCCATCCAAGCAAAGCACTGGTTGTCGTTCCAGCGAAACAGACGGTGTGAAAACGGTTGCGGCTTTCGATGCCAACCGAAGTCGTCACCACGACGACAATCGGGACCCAAGGCAAGCTGGCCGCTGTGTCGCAAGTATTCTGGATCCCGAGTTTCCAGGCTGTGTGGAAACGTTGGGGTAGGACTAAATTTGGCGTTTCAACATCACGTCAGTGCGACTGCAAGAACTTCAAACCCACCCCGGATCAAGTCCGGGGTGACGAGAGGTGGATTGGATTTCCTTGGGAAACCGCCCCTTTCCAGCGTCTGAAGCAATGGTCTTGCCGCGACGGACATTTTCGCGATTCGTCGCCCCGGACTTGATCCGGGGCGGGGTTCAAACTCGCGGCAAGCTGACCCATCGCTTGCGTTCATCATCGCTTCCGAACGCGATCGGCTAGGTTGCTTGAACCGGTCCTTCGATGTTTTCACACAGTCTGTTTCGCTGGCATGACGGAAGCTTGGGTGAGCACCCCGGGTCCGTGGTGCCGATTGGATGCCCGAATCAGTGCGTTCCGTCCGGCCAGAACGCGCTCCTGTAAACGATCGGAGTCGAACATGACCTCCTATTCCAGCGATATTGCCTTTACCGAAACCGTTAAAGCCTTGCAAGCCCAAAAGGGCTCGCGTCGCGCCTACGCGGCGATGGAGCGCAATGGCTCCTGGGCGACCACAATCACGCCCGAACTTGCCGAATTCATTGCCGAGCAGCGGAGCCTGTTTCTCGCGACCGTCAATGCCGAAGGGCAGCCCTACATCCAACACCGTGGCGGTGCGCCGGGCTTCGTGCGCGTGCTCGATCCAAACACCTTGGCGTTCATCGACTTCAGTGGCAATCGGCAATACATCAGCAGCGGCAATCTGCAAGAAAACCCAAAGGCACATCTGTTCCTGATTGATTACCGACGCCGCAAACGCGTCAAGATTTGGGGTGAGGCTGCGATGCAGCCGTTTGACCCTGAGTGGGCGGAGCGCCTCCAACCCATCGATGATTCCGGTCGGCCCGAGCAGATTCTGATCTTCAAGGTGCATGCCTGGGACGCGAACTGCCCGCAGCATATTCCGGTGCGATTTGATGCTGAAGACGTGCTGGCGGCGCTTCAGGAAAAGGATCGGCGCATTGCTGAGTTGGAGGCGAAGTTGGCCAGCCTGGATCGGAGCTGACGTGACTCGTACGCAGTCGCGGCTTGTGCAGACCAATCGATTGGGCCAGATCAACTGTGCGGCTGGGTGCGTTTGGTCAGGTCAGGTATGTCGAATGCGATGGCTCGCTTCATCACAAGTAGCCCGCCCCCGCGATCGCGGGGGCGGGAGCGCTCCCTCTCCCTCGCGAGTGGGAGCGGGCTGGGGAGAGGGTTACTTGCGACAACGGTAGGTCGTGACGATTTCGCGGCGTCGGCAATGATTTGACGCGCGACTCAGCTCATTTGACCAGCGACCCGCATTGCCCGATCCAGAGCCATCGCGACATGACGAGCTGGCTGGATTACCACTGCCCGGCCCGACATACTCCAGGCATGATTGACCAGTCCGAATTCGGGAGGCGGTATGTCGACAGAGAAGATCGAACAGTTCTATCAGGCGTTCGCCAGACTGGATGGCGAGGCCATGACCGCGTTCTACGCACCTGATGCGTGGTTTGAGGACGAAGCGTTCAGCTTGCGCGGCCGCGTTGAAGTTGGTGGCATGTGGCAGATGCTTTGCGCAGCAGTCAAGGCCAAGGGAAAGGATGTGTGGAAGCTCGACTATTCCGGCATTCGGAGTGAGCACGGCAAGGTGCTCGCGCATTGGGAACCTGTCTACCGTTTCAGCGCTACCGGTCGCATGGTGCACAACATCATCGATGCAGAGTTCGAGTTTCGTGACGGTCTAATCGTTGGTCACCGCGACCGGTTCGACTTCAACCGCTGGGCCAAGCAGGCGCTTGGGCCGATGCCCGTGCTGCTGCTCGGCTGGACGCCGCTGCTGCGGAACAAGGTGCGGAACACGGCGCGCGCGAATCTCAACAAGTTCCTGGCGCAGCAACCATCTTGATCGGGCAGCGTGGCACCGAATGTCCGAACCGGACATTCGGGCACGGTTGCGCGAACCAGAATCAGCCTTCGGCGGTAATCGCCGCGATCAGGTCTACCTTGATCTGATCGGCATCGTCATTGGCCACTTGGCAAGTACCGGCCGCAGCATGACCACCGCCGCGATATTTGAGGCAAAGCTCGC
It contains:
- a CDS encoding nuclear transport factor 2 family protein → MSTEKIEQFYQAFARLDGEAMTAFYAPDAWFEDEAFSLRGRVEVGGMWQMLCAAVKAKGKDVWKLDYSGIRSEHGKVLAHWEPVYRFSATGRMVHNIIDAEFEFRDGLIVGHRDRFDFNRWAKQALGPMPVLLLGWTPLLRNKVRNTARANLNKFLAQQPS